Proteins from a single region of Nerophis ophidion isolate RoL-2023_Sa linkage group LG08, RoL_Noph_v1.0, whole genome shotgun sequence:
- the myoz1b gene encoding myozenin-1b isoform X2, which translates to MPLTAAAPSNKRKKANKIITDLSNISQNDEESDTEVSELDLGTKIKTPKDVMLEELSLLSNRGSKMFRMRQQRVDKFIVTNENMNLENLLMSPPPRPEVAKEEVVAEKVEEEAVDPWAEKQRRRREYVRTYVSPWERAMRGDEELTATMRAHMPGPVRGCADLQQYKSFNRTALPFGGVEKNPKMAFQLPDINAAAREPESQSSLQADLRSRPSFNRTPIGWVCSEDNTLIHLELDIPFHGETDDL; encoded by the exons ATGCCGCTGACAGCTGCTGCTCCTTCTAACAAGAGGAAGAAGGCCAACAAGATCATCACAGACTTGTCCAACATCAGCCAGaatg ACGAGGAGTCCGACACGGAGGTCTCGGAGCTGGACCTGGGCACCAAGATCAAGACCCCCAAAGACGTGATGCTGGAGGAGCTGTCCCTGCTGTCCAACAGAGGCTCCAAGATGTTCAGGATGAGGCAGCAGCGCGTGGACAAGTTCATCGTGACCAACGAGAACATG AACCTGGAGAACCTGCTCATGTCCCCGCCGCCCCGGCCTGAGGTGGCGAAGGAAGAAG TGGTGGCGGAGAAGGTGGAGGAGGAGGCGGTGGACCCGTGGGCCGAGAagcagaggaggaggagggagtACGTGCGCACCTACGTGTCGCCATGGGAACGGGCCATGAGGGGCGACGAGGAGCTGACGGCCACCATGAGAGCCCACATGCCGGGACCCGTCCGGGGCTGTGCGGACCTCCAGCAGTACAAGAGCTTCAACAG GACGGCGCTTCCCTTCGGCGGCGTAGAGAAGAACCCCAAGATGGCCTTCCAGCTGCCCGACATCAACGCGGCCGCCCGGGAGCCCGAGTCCCAGTCCTCCCTGCAGGCCGACCTGCGCTCACGGCCCTCCTTCAACCGCACGCCCATCGGCTGGGTGTGCAGTGAGGACAACACCCTCATCCACTTGGAACTGGACATCCCCTTCCACGGGGAGACTGACGACCTTTGA
- the myoz1b gene encoding myozenin-1b isoform X1 — protein sequence MPLTAAAPSNKRKKANKIITDLSNISQNDEESDTEVSELDLGTKIKTPKDVMLEELSLLSNRGSKMFRMRQQRVDKFIVTNENMQNLENLLMSPPPRPEVAKEEVVAEKVEEEAVDPWAEKQRRRREYVRTYVSPWERAMRGDEELTATMRAHMPGPVRGCADLQQYKSFNRTALPFGGVEKNPKMAFQLPDINAAAREPESQSSLQADLRSRPSFNRTPIGWVCSEDNTLIHLELDIPFHGETDDL from the exons ATGCCGCTGACAGCTGCTGCTCCTTCTAACAAGAGGAAGAAGGCCAACAAGATCATCACAGACTTGTCCAACATCAGCCAGaatg ACGAGGAGTCCGACACGGAGGTCTCGGAGCTGGACCTGGGCACCAAGATCAAGACCCCCAAAGACGTGATGCTGGAGGAGCTGTCCCTGCTGTCCAACAGAGGCTCCAAGATGTTCAGGATGAGGCAGCAGCGCGTGGACAAGTTCATCGTGACCAACGAGAACATG CAGAACCTGGAGAACCTGCTCATGTCCCCGCCGCCCCGGCCTGAGGTGGCGAAGGAAGAAG TGGTGGCGGAGAAGGTGGAGGAGGAGGCGGTGGACCCGTGGGCCGAGAagcagaggaggaggagggagtACGTGCGCACCTACGTGTCGCCATGGGAACGGGCCATGAGGGGCGACGAGGAGCTGACGGCCACCATGAGAGCCCACATGCCGGGACCCGTCCGGGGCTGTGCGGACCTCCAGCAGTACAAGAGCTTCAACAG GACGGCGCTTCCCTTCGGCGGCGTAGAGAAGAACCCCAAGATGGCCTTCCAGCTGCCCGACATCAACGCGGCCGCCCGGGAGCCCGAGTCCCAGTCCTCCCTGCAGGCCGACCTGCGCTCACGGCCCTCCTTCAACCGCACGCCCATCGGCTGGGTGTGCAGTGAGGACAACACCCTCATCCACTTGGAACTGGACATCCCCTTCCACGGGGAGACTGACGACCTTTGA